Proteins encoded together in one Mycobacterium noviomagense window:
- a CDS encoding NAD-dependent protein deacetylase: MQVTDVAVPELVRLLTGRRVVALTGAGISTDSGIPDYRGPDSPPSNPMTIRQFVGDPAFRQRYWARNHVGWRHMDDTRPNAGHRALANLEQSGVLSGIVTQNVDLLHTKAGSRNVVNLHGSYAQVVCLSCGYTMSRAALAERLEALNPGFIEQAEAVGGLAVAPDADAVVTDTAWFRYLDCPSCGGMLKPDIVYFGENVPKDRVAQAYSLVDNADAVLVAGSSLTVFSGYRFVRHAASLGMPIAILNRGRTRGDDLATVKVDGGCSEVLALLADELGCALRAVCEQ; encoded by the coding sequence GTGCAGGTCACCGACGTCGCCGTGCCTGAGCTGGTCAGACTGCTGACCGGGCGCCGGGTGGTGGCGCTGACCGGCGCAGGGATCTCTACGGACTCGGGCATTCCGGACTACCGGGGACCGGATTCGCCGCCGAGTAATCCGATGACGATCCGCCAGTTCGTCGGCGATCCGGCGTTTCGGCAGCGCTATTGGGCCCGCAACCATGTCGGCTGGCGGCACATGGACGACACGAGGCCCAACGCGGGGCATCGGGCGCTGGCCAACCTCGAGCAGTCAGGTGTGCTGAGCGGGATCGTCACCCAGAACGTCGACCTGCTGCACACGAAGGCGGGCAGCCGCAACGTCGTCAATCTGCACGGCAGCTATGCGCAGGTGGTGTGCCTGAGCTGCGGCTACACGATGAGCCGCGCAGCGCTAGCCGAGCGGCTGGAAGCTCTGAATCCCGGCTTCATCGAACAAGCCGAGGCGGTGGGCGGGCTGGCAGTAGCTCCCGACGCAGACGCCGTCGTCACCGACACCGCGTGGTTTCGCTACCTCGACTGCCCGTCCTGCGGCGGCATGCTCAAACCCGACATTGTCTACTTCGGCGAGAATGTGCCCAAAGACCGTGTGGCCCAAGCGTATTCGCTGGTTGATAATGCCGACGCAGTATTGGTCGCCGGGTCGTCGCTGACGGTGTTTTCCGGCTACCGGTTCGTGCGCCACGCCGCATCGCTGGGCATGCCGATCGCGATCCTCAACCGCGGCCGCACTCGTGGCGACGACCTGGCCACCGTCAAGGTGGACGGCGGCTGCTCGGAGGTGCTGGCGCTATTGGCCGACGAGCTCGGCTGTGCACTCAGGGCAGTTTGCGAACAGTGA
- the proB gene encoding glutamate 5-kinase, with product MTSPHREAIRVARRVVVKIGTTALTTPSGMFDAGSLAGLADAIEARMKAGSDVVIVSSGAIAAGIEPLGLTRRPADLATKQAAASVGQVALVNSWSTAFARYGRAVGQVLLTAHDISMRVSHTNAQRTLDRLRALHAVPIVNENDTVATNEIRFGDNDRLSALVAHLVGADALVLLSDIDGLYDTDPRKAAEARFIAEVSGPDDLAGVVAGRGGHLGTGGMASKVSSALLAADAGVPVLLAAAAEAATALTDVSVGTVFAARPNRMSARRFWVRYAAEAAGSLTLDEGAVRAVLRHRRSLLPAGITALSGRFHGGDVVELRGPDAAVVARGVVAYDAAELATMMGRSTSELPAELRRPAVHADDLVAV from the coding sequence ATGACCAGCCCGCACCGGGAAGCCATCCGTGTCGCGCGGCGCGTCGTGGTCAAAATCGGCACCACCGCGTTGACCACCCCCTCCGGCATGTTCGACGCTGGCAGCCTGGCCGGGCTCGCCGACGCGATCGAGGCTCGGATGAAGGCGGGCTCGGACGTCGTCATCGTGTCCTCCGGGGCCATCGCCGCCGGCATCGAGCCGCTCGGATTAACACGGCGCCCAGCGGATCTGGCGACAAAGCAGGCGGCGGCCAGCGTCGGGCAAGTCGCGCTGGTGAACTCGTGGAGTACGGCGTTCGCCCGCTACGGCCGCGCCGTGGGTCAGGTGCTGCTGACCGCACACGACATTTCGATGCGAGTCTCACACACCAACGCCCAGCGCACCTTGGACCGGCTGCGCGCCCTGCACGCGGTGCCGATCGTCAACGAGAACGACACCGTGGCCACCAACGAGATCCGGTTCGGCGACAACGACCGGCTTTCGGCGCTGGTGGCGCACCTGGTCGGCGCCGACGCCCTGGTACTGCTGTCCGATATCGACGGCCTCTACGACACCGATCCCCGCAAGGCAGCCGAGGCGCGCTTCATTGCGGAGGTGTCCGGTCCGGACGACCTCGCCGGCGTGGTCGCCGGGCGGGGAGGGCACTTGGGCACCGGCGGGATGGCGTCGAAGGTGTCGTCGGCGCTGCTGGCTGCCGACGCGGGGGTGCCGGTGCTGCTGGCCGCTGCGGCTGAGGCCGCCACTGCCCTGACCGATGTGTCGGTGGGTACGGTGTTCGCTGCCCGGCCCAACCGCATGTCGGCGCGCCGGTTTTGGGTGCGCTACGCCGCCGAAGCAGCCGGCTCGCTGACGCTGGACGAAGGGGCCGTGCGCGCGGTGCTGCGGCATCGCCGGTCACTGCTGCCCGCCGGGATCACCGCGCTGTCAGGCCGCTTCCACGGCGGTGACGTCGTCGAGCTGCGCGGGCCCGACGCCGCTGTGGTGGCCCGCGGTGTGGTCGCCTACGACGCGGCGGAACTGGCCACCATGATGGGCCGGTCGACGTCGGAGCTGCCCGCCGAACTGCGGCGGCCCGCCGTGCACGCCGACGACCTCGTCGCCGTTTAG
- a CDS encoding NAD-dependent epimerase/dehydratase family protein, with amino-acid sequence MPTRIVITGASGNIGTALLKRLAAAEGDYALHAVARRRPPPVGVYRAARWHQLDLADRHAVTRLQRVFTGAQCVIHLAWGFQPTRNTRYLDAVGIHGSSAVLAAARAARVAQLVHMSSVGTYAAGRYGQRVDESWSTTGISSSPYSRAKASVEAMLDDYEHGTGDGVVITRMRPAFVVQRDAAEGLRRYTIPAYIDPAWLRLLPVLPMDRSLTVPVIHADDVADAIVKAVERRAAGPFNLSGEPPVHRDDIARAMGAKPIHVPSTVLRTLMQASWMARLQPIDPGWLDLVYAVPLLDTQRARTLLDWSPKHDALQAVAEVIDGFIHHSATPSPVLSTRSFVNSIRRDLSNGPITVRKLP; translated from the coding sequence ATGCCGACACGAATCGTGATCACCGGCGCGAGCGGGAACATCGGCACCGCCTTACTGAAACGGTTGGCTGCCGCCGAAGGCGATTACGCGCTGCATGCCGTGGCGCGACGCCGGCCACCACCGGTAGGGGTCTACCGTGCGGCGCGTTGGCATCAACTCGACCTGGCGGACCGGCACGCCGTCACTCGCCTGCAGCGAGTGTTCACCGGCGCGCAGTGCGTGATCCATTTGGCGTGGGGATTTCAGCCAACCCGTAATACCCGTTATCTCGACGCGGTGGGCATCCACGGCAGTTCGGCAGTACTGGCCGCGGCGCGAGCCGCCAGAGTCGCCCAGCTGGTGCACATGTCCTCGGTGGGAACCTACGCCGCGGGACGCTACGGCCAGCGCGTCGACGAATCGTGGTCTACCACCGGCATCTCCAGCTCGCCGTACAGCCGAGCCAAAGCCTCGGTGGAAGCCATGCTCGACGACTACGAGCACGGCACAGGTGACGGCGTCGTGATCACCCGTATGCGGCCGGCATTCGTGGTGCAACGCGACGCCGCCGAGGGGCTGCGGCGCTACACGATTCCGGCCTACATCGACCCGGCATGGCTGCGGCTGTTGCCGGTGCTGCCCATGGACCGATCGCTCACGGTTCCCGTCATCCACGCCGACGACGTCGCCGACGCCATCGTCAAAGCCGTCGAACGCCGCGCCGCCGGGCCCTTCAACCTCAGCGGCGAACCGCCGGTGCATCGAGATGACATCGCACGGGCCATGGGCGCCAAGCCAATCCACGTCCCGTCGACCGTGCTGCGGACGCTGATGCAGGCCAGTTGGATGGCGCGGCTGCAGCCGATCGACCCCGGTTGGCTGGATCTGGTCTATGCGGTCCCGCTGCTGGACACCCAACGCGCCCGCACGCTGCTGGACTGGTCCCCGAAGCATGACGCCCTGCAAGCCGTCGCCGAGGTCATCGACGGCTTCATCCACCACAGCGCAACCCCGAGCCCGGTGCTGAGCACCCGCTCGTTCGTCAACAGCATTCGGCGTGACCTGTCCAACGGACCGATCACTGTTCGCAAACTGCCCTGA